The genomic interval TGCGCGCCTCCGGCGTGAAGCGAGGCAGGCTGTTGCGGAAATCGGATTTGTCGAACCGCGTATTCTCGTCCATCTTGCCGGTGAGGAAGCCGCGGCCCAACGGGCTGTATGAGACGAAACCGATCCCGAGTTCTTCCAGTGCCGGCAGCAATTCGTCCTCGGGGTCACGGAACCAGATCGAGTATTCATTCTGCACCGCGGTGACCGGCTGGACGGCGTGCGCGCGACGGATGGTCGGCACACCTGCTTCGGAGAGCCCGAAGTGCTTGACCTTCCCTTGGCCGATCAGGTCCTTGACCGCGCCGGCCACGTCTTCGATGGGCACGTTCGGATCGACGCGGTGCTGATAGCAGAGATCGATGACGTCGGTCCGCAGCCGCTTCAGTGAGCCCTCGACGCTCCGCTTGATGTGTTCGGGCCGGCTGTTGAGGCCCGGCGAACCGCGCTCGCCCTTGATATCGAAGTCGGGATTGAGGTCAAATCCGAACTTCGTGGCAATCACCACCTGGTCGCGAATTGGTGCGAGTGCCTCTCCGACGAGCTCCTCGTTGACATAGGGACCGTAAACCTCGGCGGTGTCGAAGAAGTTGACCCCGCGTTCCACGGAAGTGTGGAGAAGAGCGATCATTTCGCGTTTGTCGCCGGCTGGACCGTACGACATGCTCATGCCCATGCAGCCAAAGCCGATGGCCGAGACCTCCAGGTTGCGCTTTCCTAGTCTTCGCTTCTGCATTGCACCTCCTCGCAGCGTAATCCGCGGGATGACTTTATGAGGCAAACCTCAGTGGCGGCGTTGCCGTCGTATCAAAAATCAAGTAACCGCCCGACGGAGCCGATCGCCGACCAACGGTGACCAATCCTGGCTACCATCCGCTTACCATCGGCAGGTCGATAAAGCTCGCCTGCCCTGGGGCGTGATAAACGCGCTGCGTGGCTTTGACAAAATCTTTCGGTCTCGCCCAGAAGATGCTGGGCACGAAAGTTTGCGGATTACGGTCATAGAGCGGGAACCAACTCGACTGCACTTGCACCATGATGCGGTGGCCGGGCAGGAAAACGTGGTTGGCGGTGGGTAGCGTCCAGCGAAAAAGCAGCGCCCTGCCGGAAGCAATGGCCCTGGGCGTCTCGAGGCTTTCGCGATAACGGCCGCGGAAGATGTCGGCGGAGATCATCAGCTGATATCCCCCCATCGAGGGCTCCGCGGCAACCTCGTCGGGATAAACGTCGATGAGCTTCACCACCCAGTCGGAATCGGTGCCGCTGGTGGAGGCGACGAGGTTGACGACAGGCTGACCGCTGATCTTCAGCGGAGCGGCCAGCGGGTCGGAGACAAAAGCCAAAACGTCGGTGCGGCTGGAGAATTCGCGCTGGTCATCGGCAAGCCACTGCGACCAGGTTTTGCCATGGCTGGCGTAATCGGAATCGATCGGGCGCAAGCGGAACGGCACCGGATGGGCGGGATCGGAGACGTACTCGTCGAATGCGGTCTCGCCGTCCTTGGGCGCGGTGAAACCGAGTTTCAGACCAGCGCCGAGGTAAAGCGGCGTCGGACGCGGCGCGCAGCCGTTGGCGCATCCGGCGGGCCAGGCCTGCAGCCGCACCCACCGGTTGGTTCCGGTTTCGAATGCAGTGACGGGGGCGACGTCAGGACCGGAAGCCCCGTCCTTGAGATAGCGGGCGAGAAACGGCCCCAGAATGTGCTGCCGGAAATAGAGCGCGGTATCGCTGTTGAACTTGATGTCGCCAAGGCTGCTGCCGTCGCGGATTTCCTCTCCGTGATGCCACGGACCAAGAACAAGAAATACCTTGTCGTTGCCGGTGTCTTTGGGCTTGATCGCCTTGTAGACAGCGATATCACCGTAAATGTCCTCCTGGTCCCAAAGGCTGTGCACGAGCATGACCGGGACTTTGAGCGGTTCCCGGGCAAGAAGCTTGTCCACGGCCTGATCCTGCCAGAAGGCGTCGTAGCTGGGGTGCTCCAGGATCTTGCGCCAGAATCCGACCTGCTCCAGACCATGTTGGCGGCCGAGCTCGCCGGCAGAACCAGCTGCCAGGAACTCGTCGTACATGTCGTAGTGGCTGGTCCACCACTTCAAGCTGGAATCGCGCGAAGCTTCCTGGTCGTGGATGTAGCCGAGACCCTGCTCGCGGAAGGCGCCGTTATGGAACCAGTCGTCGCCCATCCAGCCGTCCACCATCGGGTTCATGGGGACGGAAACCTTGAGGGCCGGATGCGGGTTGACGAGGGCCATGAGGGGGAGAAAGCCGTCGTAGGAGATGCCGAGAATGCCAACTCTGCCATTGCTTTCGGGAACGTTCTTCACCAGCCAGTCGATGGTGTCATAAGTGTCGGTAGCGTGATCGACGGGCGTCGGGTTCAGAGGGCCGCGGAGGGGGCGGTTCATCACGTAATCACCCTCGGAACCGTATTTGCCGCGCACGTCCTGGACGGCGCGAATGTATCCCCCCTCGATGATGACATCGGTGGCATTGTCGTATCCGGCCAGTATTGGGCCCATGTGAGAGCTGTCGCTGTGACTGGTGAGTTTTTTGGCGCTGTATGGTGTGCGGGTGAGCAGGATAGGCGCATGGATTGCGCCCTTCGGAACGATGATGACAGTGTGCAGCTTCACACCATCGCGCATGGGAATCATGACGTCGCGCTTGACGTAATCGAAGCTGTCAGTGGCCTCGTTGTACTTGGGCGGCATCTCGCTGGGCAGAGCGGAAGCGGGCGACTGCGCCGGTGCCTGCGCTGCGGAGTTTCCAACGCACGCCAAGGCGACGAACAGGATCAGTGGAGCGGTAGCGCGCATACGGGCAGAGAGAATCATGAAGTTCCTCGATCGAAAAGGTGGCTCGTGGCGGAATGGTCAGCGGCTCGAGGTCACTACCCGGCGGCCGCACAATCCGCGATGATCAATCCGGCGCACAGAACGTGTAAGGCAAAGCAGGCATGAAATGCAAGCGAGAACGCTCGGGAAGGCACGCGAGCAGTTAAAACTCTGAAATTAGAAGCAGAGTCAAGGCCTCGGGGTCTGACACACCGGACAGGTCTGCTCGGCGGCCGCAAAGTATGCGCCACATTCGGCGCAAGGCAGCCCGCAGAGAACCTTGGTCTGGCGCACGCCGTCGCGGCTGAGCCGCGTAACCGGCTGCTCGGGCGCGGCTGGCGGAGCGGCTTTCAATTTTGCGGGCGCAGGAAGCTTCGCGGGAACGGGAGGTTCCAGCGGCTCTGCGATGTCGGCCTCCAGCACCTGGCCGTCAATAGGAGCATCGAGTTGCGGAGTCCAGGCATTCAGCGCGATGGCGAGCATCGCCGCCGCCGAGCGGGCGATCGCCGCAGTCGCCGAACCAAAGGCTTGCGGTTGTCGTGAGAA from Terriglobales bacterium carries:
- a CDS encoding CocE/NonD family hydrolase; this translates as MILSARMRATAPLILFVALACVGNSAAQAPAQSPASALPSEMPPKYNEATDSFDYVKRDVMIPMRDGVKLHTVIIVPKGAIHAPILLTRTPYSAKKLTSHSDSSHMGPILAGYDNATDVIIEGGYIRAVQDVRGKYGSEGDYVMNRPLRGPLNPTPVDHATDTYDTIDWLVKNVPESNGRVGILGISYDGFLPLMALVNPHPALKVSVPMNPMVDGWMGDDWFHNGAFREQGLGYIHDQEASRDSSLKWWTSHYDMYDEFLAAGSAGELGRQHGLEQVGFWRKILEHPSYDAFWQDQAVDKLLAREPLKVPVMLVHSLWDQEDIYGDIAVYKAIKPKDTGNDKVFLVLGPWHHGEEIRDGSSLGDIKFNSDTALYFRQHILGPFLARYLKDGASGPDVAPVTAFETGTNRWVRLQAWPAGCANGCAPRPTPLYLGAGLKLGFTAPKDGETAFDEYVSDPAHPVPFRLRPIDSDYASHGKTWSQWLADDQREFSSRTDVLAFVSDPLAAPLKISGQPVVNLVASTSGTDSDWVVKLIDVYPDEVAAEPSMGGYQLMISADIFRGRYRESLETPRAIASGRALLFRWTLPTANHVFLPGHRIMVQVQSSWFPLYDRNPQTFVPSIFWARPKDFVKATQRVYHAPGQASFIDLPMVSGW
- a CDS encoding aldo/keto reductase; protein product: MQKRRLGKRNLEVSAIGFGCMGMSMSYGPAGDKREMIALLHTSVERGVNFFDTAEVYGPYVNEELVGEALAPIRDQVVIATKFGFDLNPDFDIKGERGSPGLNSRPEHIKRSVEGSLKRLRTDVIDLCYQHRVDPNVPIEDVAGAVKDLIGQGKVKHFGLSEAGVPTIRRAHAVQPVTAVQNEYSIWFRDPEDELLPALEELGIGFVSYSPLGRGFLTGKMDENTRFDKSDFRNSLPRFTPEARKANMALVNLIGKVAQRKKATPAQIALAWLLAQRPWIVPIPGTRKRERLEENIGAVNVELTPEDLRDIDVVASKIPVQGARYPETLQRMTGR